In a genomic window of Pleurocapsa sp. PCC 7319:
- a CDS encoding PqqD family peptide modification chaperone — MSIVVTAKDKRYSNLNKEVVILDLKSEEYYGLNHVGATIWHLLQEPKAVSEIKSIILNKYDVDLEQCDRDLKSFLEELEHEGLVEIRNPANIRFN; from the coding sequence ATGAGTATCGTAGTAACAGCCAAAGATAAACGTTATTCTAACTTAAATAAAGAAGTGGTAATTCTCGATCTTAAGTCTGAGGAATATTATGGCTTAAATCATGTTGGAGCTACTATTTGGCACTTACTACAGGAACCTAAAGCTGTTAGTGAAATTAAAAGTATTATTCTAAATAAATATGATGTTGATTTAGAACAATGCGATCGCGATTTGAAATCTTTTCTAGAAGAATTAGAACATGAGGGATTAGTTGAAATAAGAAATCCAGCTAATATCAGGTTCAATTGA